AGCATCCCGTTTGCATAAACGGGTTTTGGGATCACCGAATAGCCTTCACCATAGCGGCAGCGCCAGAGTTCTTTGCCATCCTTCGGATTCAGCGCACAAACTACTCCGCTGCCGGGGCTGATGATTTGCTTCTGGCCGTTCACTGTGATGACCGTGGCCGTGCTGAAGGAAAACGCTCTCTTCGCCGTAGTTTCACGCGGGACTTTCCAGCGGATGCTGCCGGATTGTTTATCCAGCGCGACCATGAAGGGATCCTTCGCGCCATCGCAACTGAAGAACAGGATGTCATCCACAATCACCGGTGAGCCGCCGTTACCATGCACGGGCTGGTATTTGATCGTGTCATTCTTCCAGATGACTTTGCCTTTGAGATCGAGGCACGCTGTGCCTTGATGGCCGAAGTGGACATACACGCGGTCTTTCTCAATCACCGCCGTCGGGCTGGCGTGACTGTTCTTCTTATGGATGCCGGGTGAAGTCTGGGGGCGAAACACTTCTGTGTTCCAAACGATCTTGCCGTCCTTTGCATCCACGCACAATGCGTGCAAGGACTGGCCGCCTGCATCATTCGTGATGGCAGAGGTGAGGTAGATGCGGTCCTTGAAAAGAGCAGGGGAGGACCAGCCGGTGCCGGGCACTTCGATCTTCCATTTCACATTCTCCGTGGCGCTCCACTTGAGTGGGAGAGACTTGGCTTCCGCATGGCCATGGTTCGACCCGCGGAACTCTGCCCAATCCGCCGCCTGCAAGCTCACTGTTCCCAGCCAGCACAGCACTAAACCTAATGTGAAAAATCGGATTGTCTTCATATGCAGAAAGCAAAAAGGGCTTCCCGGTAGGGAAGCCCTAAAAATCAACGACCGCTTAGTGGTGATTCGATTTCGGCGGAAGGCAGAAATAGCCGAATAGCACTACAAACCCGGCCAATGCCAGGAAGAAGAGCGCTGCACCCTTGCCGTGCGACATGCGCACCATGCCGATGCCGATGATCACGGCCATCAAAATCGTCACACCAGTCGATGCCCAAAATTTCATAGGCGCGTAATATACCGGTCCAGCCGCCAGAGACAAGCGAGGTTTTTAGGATTTCTCAGGGCCTATTTTACCACCTTGCGCGGCAACGTGTTGGCGAGGATGAAATCCACGATCGGCTTCGGATCATCCAATCCATGCACGTGGCCGATCCCCGGTTTGTGGATCACCTGAATGGAGCCTCCCAACTCCTTGTACCGTTGCTCAATGATGGCCGTATTCTCATCCACCGGTACCACTTCATCCGCATCACCCACTACATGCAACAACGGCACCTTCGCCTTCGCCAGTGGTGCGAGGCTGTCGATCGGATTGCCTTTCCACGCCATTGCTTCGGCCTCGTCCTTGAAGCCATACGCCTTCAGGACGAGTTCCCAATCCTTCGGACTTCCCTTGGATTTTCCTTTTCCACCTGGCCAGCTCTGGAATGTGCACACAGGTGCGTCTGCATAAATGCACGCCACCTTCTCCGGATTCGCCGAAGCCCAATTGTAGATGTAGAGCCCGCCACGACTCATCCCTTCCAATGCGGGCTTGGCATTTAAGCGATGGATCGTCGTGAGATAGGCATAAAACTTGTTCCACACCTCCACCGCTGCCGGACTGCCGATCAACTCTGGTGCATCGATGTAAACCAGGTGAAAACCTTTGCCCAAAAGCGCGATGTCCACCTCCGGCCGATGCGCCCAGAACCGCGCGCGCCAAATCCATGGACGCCCTTCAGCAGCTTTCTCCGGCACTACGATGTAAGCTTTCCGTTTTTCGAACTCGATCTCGTGCAGATTGAACCCGTTCCACTTCGATATCTTGCCCGGCACCAACTCATCCGCAGTGAGCGCTTCCGGGGCTTTCGCTTTCAGATGCTGTTTCAGCGTGGGCAAAGCCTGTGGCAATTCCTGCATCACCAGTTCCGCCATGGCTCGCGCGCCTTTGGCTGAAAAATGTGTCCGATCACCTGGAGCATTACTCAAATCCGCACTGCCCGCATCCCCCAGCTTGGCAAAGAGCTTGCCGCTCGCAGTGTGCAGATCCACCAGCGGCACCTTCTTATCCGCTGCCACGATCTTCATCGCTTCCGCATACGGTTTCAGGATATCATTCAACGAACCATCCGCATTGAACGTGCGACGATGCATCGGCGTGACCAGCACCACTTGCGCGCCAAAGGCCCGCGCTTCATTGATATAGCGATGGAGATAATCCCTATAATCCGTGGCCGCATCCGTCGCCTTCGGTTCCGTCTTCGCGTGAGAATCATTGTGTCCGAACTGGATGATCACAATGTCTGGCCGTATCGCCTTGGTCTTCTCCCAGTGCCCTTCCGTGATGAAGCTCTTGGAACTGCGTCCGCTCAGGGCCACATTCGTCACCTGCAACGAATCATTGAACCAGCTCTGCACGTAATGGCCCCAGCCGCGGATGATGGAATTCGTCGGATACTCGCTCACCGTGGAATCGCCAAGGATCGCCACCTTCACCGGTGCCGCACCCGCCGTGGCGATAAAGAAAACGGCAGCGAGTAGTGCCGCCAAAAAGTTCACGCAGCTTCGTTTCATGAGATGAGAAAAAGCTCTCAGAAGAATGACCAATGACCAAGCACGAATGACGAAGGAATGAGCAATGACAAATGCCCTAATAATCTCTGCAAACGCTGAAACTCAATGCGCACCCTCAAAGCGCACATTTAGTCATTCGTCATTCCTTGGACATTCGGATTTCGTCATTGGTCATTCCGAACGAAGTGAGGCCTTAGCTCGTCGGTATATTGTACTGCTTGATCTTATTATAAAGCGTCTGCCGCCCGATGCCCAAGCGCTTCGCCGTCTCCAGCTTGTTCCCGCCGGTTTCCTTCAGCATTTGCAAGATGGCATTGCGCTCGATGCCTTCCATCAGCGTGAGATTCTGTTGCACCGCTGCATCTGTTGTTTCTGTGATGCTCAGATCCGTCGGCGCGATCTGGCGCGTATCGCACATCAGCACCGCGCGCTGCACCTCATTCTGCAACTGGCGCACATTACCCGGCCAATCGTAATTGCGCAGCATATCCCCTGCTTCTTGCGTGAAGCCGAAAATGGAACGCCCCGCCTGTGCTGCGAACCGCTTCAAGAATGCTTCCGCCAGCGGCAAAATATCCTCACGACGTTCGCGCAATGGCGGCAATGAAACCGTGATGGCACCTACGCGGTAATACAGGTCCTCGCGCAGCTTGCCTTCCTTGATCGCCTCTTCCACTGGACGATTCGTTGCCGCAATGATCCGGCAATTCGTCTTGTAACTCACGCGACCACCCACCGGACGCACTTCTTGCTCCTGCAACACGCGCAGCAACTTGCTCTGCGTATCGATCGGCATTTCCGAGATCTCATCCAGCAACAACGTGCCACCATCCGCCTCGCGGAACAGACCCGTGCGATCCGCATGCGCACCAGTGAATGCGCCTTTCACGGAACCGAACAGCTCGCTCTCGATCAAATCACGCGGAAGCGCCGCGCAGTTCACTTTCACCAACGGCCCGCTCGCACGATTGCTCAATGAGTGCAACAGATCGGCGACCACCTCCTTGCCTGCGCCGCTCTCACCGCAAAGCAACACGGACACATCTGTAGGCGCGACGCGTTCTACCGTGCGTAGCACATTCTTCATCGCTGCACTGCGGAACACTGGCGAGCTGCCGCCACTGATGTTTGAGATGGCGCGGCGCAGCGTGCTCGTCTGCTCCGTCAGCTTCTTGTGCTCCAACGCCTTCTCGATCGAGTGGATGAGCGACTCGTGATCGAACGGCTTCTTTTGAAAATCATACGCGCCCAGCTTCGTAGCCGTGACAGCGGCATCGAGTGACGCATGACCGGTAAGCACGATGACCTCCGTGCTCGGCCAAGACTTCTTGATGAGCGGCAAGAGTTCCAAGCCATCCGCGTCATCCAGCTTCAGGTCCAGCAAAACGACATCCGGCTCCTGTCCACCCAGCGACTGGCGTAGGGCCGTACCGCTGGTCAGCGAGGAGGTGCGATACCCTTGCGTAGCGAGCAAGTTCTGAAGCAGCAAACAAAGCTCCTGCTGGTCGTCCACAATCAATATACGTGCGTTCATCGTTTCGTAACCTTTCCGCTTGGGTGCCGCATTTCACGACAGTTTCCGAACCCAAATCAGCCGGACTAACCATATTTTGCCATCACCGGCTTACAAGTAGCAATAGCAAATATAATTCCAGTCTCGTTTGTAGACAGGGAAAAGTTAAGAAAATATGGGGTTTTTTACCCCAAGAAGAATCTTGGGACACTAAACCGGAAACTTAATCGCAAAACACAGGACTTTTGCCTTAAATCTCGGCATCCGGGAAGAGCTGTTTGATACGCTTCCTCAAGCGAATCTCCTCAATTGGGGTAAATCGGCGACGGCTTATCCGGCGCTGGACACCATCAAGAAGTTCCAACCAGTCCTCCAAAGGCGGCTCTGGCAGCTCCTTCCATTGATCATGGCGCTTCCCGCGCACAAAGAAAAGCCAGCGATCACCGACATGC
This DNA window, taken from Verrucomicrobiia bacterium, encodes the following:
- a CDS encoding GDSL-type esterase/lipase family protein, translating into MKRSCVNFLAALLAAVFFIATAGAAPVKVAILGDSTVSEYPTNSIIRGWGHYVQSWFNDSLQVTNVALSGRSSKSFITEGHWEKTKAIRPDIVIIQFGHNDSHAKTEPKATDAATDYRDYLHRYINEARAFGAQVVLVTPMHRRTFNADGSLNDILKPYAEAMKIVAADKKVPLVDLHTASGKLFAKLGDAGSADLSNAPGDRTHFSAKGARAMAELVMQELPQALPTLKQHLKAKAPEALTADELVPGKISKWNGFNLHEIEFEKRKAYIVVPEKAAEGRPWIWRARFWAHRPEVDIALLGKGFHLVYIDAPELIGSPAAVEVWNKFYAYLTTIHRLNAKPALEGMSRGGLYIYNWASANPEKVACIYADAPVCTFQSWPGGKGKSKGSPKDWELVLKAYGFKDEAEAMAWKGNPIDSLAPLAKAKVPLLHVVGDADEVVPVDENTAIIEQRYKELGGSIQVIHKPGIGHVHGLDDPKPIVDFILANTLPRKVVK
- a CDS encoding PQQ-binding-like beta-propeller repeat protein, which produces MKTIRFFTLGLVLCWLGTVSLQAADWAEFRGSNHGHAEAKSLPLKWSATENVKWKIEVPGTGWSSPALFKDRIYLTSAITNDAGGQSLHALCVDAKDGKIVWNTEVFRPQTSPGIHKKNSHASPTAVIEKDRVYVHFGHQGTACLDLKGKVIWKNDTIKYQPVHGNGGSPVIVDDILFFSCDGAKDPFMVALDKQSGSIRWKVPRETTAKRAFSFSTATVITVNGQKQIISPGSGVVCALNPKDGKELWRCRYGEGYSVIPKPVYANGMLFLSSGYDRPIAMAIRVDANKGDVTDTHVAWSLPKGGPNTPSMLVVGDEFYMVSDGGIATCADAKTGSVHWQERIGGNYSASPIYAAGRIYFQSEQGMGVVLKPGKTFEKLAENNLAERTLASYAVGNKCLFIRGEQHLFRIE
- a CDS encoding sigma-54 dependent transcriptional regulator is translated as MNARILIVDDQQELCLLLQNLLATQGYRTSSLTSGTALRQSLGGQEPDVVLLDLKLDDADGLELLPLIKKSWPSTEVIVLTGHASLDAAVTATKLGAYDFQKKPFDHESLIHSIEKALEHKKLTEQTSTLRRAISNISGGSSPVFRSAAMKNVLRTVERVAPTDVSVLLCGESGAGKEVVADLLHSLSNRASGPLVKVNCAALPRDLIESELFGSVKGAFTGAHADRTGLFREADGGTLLLDEISEMPIDTQSKLLRVLQEQEVRPVGGRVSYKTNCRIIAATNRPVEEAIKEGKLREDLYYRVGAITVSLPPLRERREDILPLAEAFLKRFAAQAGRSIFGFTQEAGDMLRNYDWPGNVRQLQNEVQRAVLMCDTRQIAPTDLSITETTDAAVQQNLTLMEGIERNAILQMLKETGGNKLETAKRLGIGRQTLYNKIKQYNIPTS